The Centroberyx gerrardi isolate f3 chromosome 7, fCenGer3.hap1.cur.20231027, whole genome shotgun sequence genome contains a region encoding:
- the natd1 gene encoding protein NATD1, with translation MAQAAQVNVLEINNSPIQVEHDKKRRQFVIRLNGSHDRAVLLYEYVGKKTVDLQHTEVPDAYRGRGIAKHLAKAAMDFVVEEDLKAHLTCWYIQKYVKENPQPQYFEHIYQ, from the exons ATGGCACAGGCAGCACAAGTAAATGTCCTCGAAATTAACAACTCTCCAATCCAGGTGGAACACGATAAAAAACGTCGGCAGTTTGTCATAAGACTGAACG GATCTCATGATCGAGCCGTTCTTCTGTACGAGTATGTTGGGAAGAAGACGGTGGACTTGCAGCACACTGAAGTTCCAGACGCTTACCGAGGGAGAGGCATTGCCAAGCACCTGGCTAAG GCAGCCATGGATTTTGTGGTGGAAGAGGATCTGAAAGCTCACTTGACCTGCTGGTACATTCAGAAATACGTCAAAGAGAATCCTCAGCCTCAGTACTTTGAACACATTTATCAATGA